A genomic segment from Glycine soja cultivar W05 chromosome 20, ASM419377v2, whole genome shotgun sequence encodes:
- the LOC114401308 gene encoding probable low-specificity L-threonine aldolase 1 isoform X1 yields the protein MVAEKCHFQENMVTRIVDLRSDTVTKPTEAMRAAMASAEVDDDVLGYDPTAFRLETEMAKTMGKDAALFVPSGTMGNLISVLVHCDVRGSEVILGDTCHINIFENGGIATIGGVHPRQVKNNDDGTMDIDLIEAAIRDPMGELFYPTTKLICLENTHANSGGRCLSVEYTDRVGELAKKHGLKLHIDGARIFNASVALGVPVDRLVQAADSVSVCLSKGIGAPVGSVIVGSKNFIAKARRLRKTLGGGMRQIGILCAAALVALQENVGKLESDHKKARLLAGKCHTVLDDSMRSPDGLNEVKGLRVDACSVETNMVFIDIEEGTKTRAEKICKYMEERGILVMQESSSRMRVVLHHQISASDVQYALSCFQQAVAVKGVQNEMGN from the exons ATGGTGGCAGAGAAATGTCACT TTCAAGAGAACATGGTAACTAGAATTGTGGATCTTCGGTCAGACACAGTTACAAAGCCAACCGAAGCAATGAGAGCTGCTATGGCAAGTGCTGAAGTTGATGACGATGTTCTAGGCTATGATCCAACTGCGTTTCGCTTAGAAACAGAGATGGCAAAGACAATGGGCAAGGACGCAGCTCTTTTTGTTCCATCTGGCACTATGGGGAACCTTATATCTGTACTTGTCCATTGTGATGTCAGGGGGAGTGAAGTTATTCTTGGAGACACTTGCCATATCAACATTTTTGAGAATGGAGGTATTGCAACTATTGGGGGAGTGCATCCTAGACAAGTGAAAAATAACGATGATGGAACCATGGATATTGATTTGATTGAGGCTGCTATCAGGGACCCAATGGGGGAGCTATTCTATCCAACCACCAAGCTTATTTGCTTGGAAAATACTCATGCAAA CTCTGGTGGCAGATGCCTCTCAGTTGAATATACAGACAGAGTTGGAGAGTTAGCTAAGAAGCATGGACTGAAGCTTCACATTGATGGGGCCCGTATTTTTAATGCATCAGTT GCACTTGGTGTTCCAGTGGATAGGCTTGTCCAGGCGGCTGATTCAGTTTCC GTTTGCCTATCTAAAGGTATAGGTGCTCCAGTTGGATCTGTTATTGTTGGTTCCAAAAATTTTATTGCCAAG gctaGACGACTCCGGAAAACCTTAGGAGGTGGAATGAGACAGATTGGCATCCTTTGTGCCGCTGCACTTGTTGCCTTGCAGGAAAATGTTGGGAAGCTGGAAAGTGACCACAAGAAAGCTAGACTTTTGGCTGGTAAATGTCACACAGTTTTAGATGATTCCATGCGGAGTCCTG ATGGATTAAACGAAGTTAAAGGATTGAGAGTGGATGCCTGTTCTGTGGAGACCAATATG GTATTTATTGACATTGAAGAGGGTACAAAGACTAGAGCAGAAAAGATATGCAAGTACATGGAAGAACGTGGTATCCTTGTGATGCAAGAGAGTTCATCAAG AATGAGAGTTGTTCTCCATCACCAAATATCAGCAAGTGATGTGCAATACGCCTTGTCATGCTTTCAG CAAGCTGTAGCTGTTAAAGGAGTACAAAATGAAATGGGCAACTAg
- the LOC114401308 gene encoding probable low-specificity L-threonine aldolase 1 isoform X4 codes for MVTRIVDLRSDTVTKPTEAMRAAMASAEVDDDVLGYDPTAFRLETEMAKTMGKDAALFVPSGTMGNLISVLVHCDVRGSEVILGDTCHINIFENGGIATIGGVHPRQVKNNDDGTMDIDLIEAAIRDPMGELFYPTTKLICLENTHANSGGRCLSVEYTDRVGELAKKHGLKLHIDGARIFNASVALGVPVDRLVQAADSVSVCLSKGIGAPVGSVIVGSKNFIAKARRLRKTLGGGMRQIGILCAAALVALQENVGKLESDHKKARLLAGKCHTVLDDSMRSPDGLNEVKGLRVDACSVETNMVFIDIEEGTKTRAEKICKYMEERGILVMQESSSRMRVVLHHQISASDVQYALSCFQQAVAVKGVQNEMGN; via the exons ATGGTAACTAGAATTGTGGATCTTCGGTCAGACACAGTTACAAAGCCAACCGAAGCAATGAGAGCTGCTATGGCAAGTGCTGAAGTTGATGACGATGTTCTAGGCTATGATCCAACTGCGTTTCGCTTAGAAACAGAGATGGCAAAGACAATGGGCAAGGACGCAGCTCTTTTTGTTCCATCTGGCACTATGGGGAACCTTATATCTGTACTTGTCCATTGTGATGTCAGGGGGAGTGAAGTTATTCTTGGAGACACTTGCCATATCAACATTTTTGAGAATGGAGGTATTGCAACTATTGGGGGAGTGCATCCTAGACAAGTGAAAAATAACGATGATGGAACCATGGATATTGATTTGATTGAGGCTGCTATCAGGGACCCAATGGGGGAGCTATTCTATCCAACCACCAAGCTTATTTGCTTGGAAAATACTCATGCAAA CTCTGGTGGCAGATGCCTCTCAGTTGAATATACAGACAGAGTTGGAGAGTTAGCTAAGAAGCATGGACTGAAGCTTCACATTGATGGGGCCCGTATTTTTAATGCATCAGTT GCACTTGGTGTTCCAGTGGATAGGCTTGTCCAGGCGGCTGATTCAGTTTCC GTTTGCCTATCTAAAGGTATAGGTGCTCCAGTTGGATCTGTTATTGTTGGTTCCAAAAATTTTATTGCCAAG gctaGACGACTCCGGAAAACCTTAGGAGGTGGAATGAGACAGATTGGCATCCTTTGTGCCGCTGCACTTGTTGCCTTGCAGGAAAATGTTGGGAAGCTGGAAAGTGACCACAAGAAAGCTAGACTTTTGGCTGGTAAATGTCACACAGTTTTAGATGATTCCATGCGGAGTCCTG ATGGATTAAACGAAGTTAAAGGATTGAGAGTGGATGCCTGTTCTGTGGAGACCAATATG GTATTTATTGACATTGAAGAGGGTACAAAGACTAGAGCAGAAAAGATATGCAAGTACATGGAAGAACGTGGTATCCTTGTGATGCAAGAGAGTTCATCAAG AATGAGAGTTGTTCTCCATCACCAAATATCAGCAAGTGATGTGCAATACGCCTTGTCATGCTTTCAG CAAGCTGTAGCTGTTAAAGGAGTACAAAATGAAATGGGCAACTAg
- the LOC114401308 gene encoding probable low-specificity L-threonine aldolase 1 isoform X3 translates to MRNVLAVQENMVTRIVDLRSDTVTKPTEAMRAAMASAEVDDDVLGYDPTAFRLETEMAKTMGKDAALFVPSGTMGNLISVLVHCDVRGSEVILGDTCHINIFENGGIATIGGVHPRQVKNNDDGTMDIDLIEAAIRDPMGELFYPTTKLICLENTHANSGGRCLSVEYTDRVGELAKKHGLKLHIDGARIFNASVALGVPVDRLVQAADSVSVCLSKGIGAPVGSVIVGSKNFIAKARRLRKTLGGGMRQIGILCAAALVALQENVGKLESDHKKARLLAGKCHTVLDDSMRSPDGLNEVKGLRVDACSVETNMVFIDIEEGTKTRAEKICKYMEERGILVMQESSSRMRVVLHHQISASDVQYALSCFQQAVAVKGVQNEMGN, encoded by the exons ATGCGTAATGTCCTTGCAG TTCAAGAGAACATGGTAACTAGAATTGTGGATCTTCGGTCAGACACAGTTACAAAGCCAACCGAAGCAATGAGAGCTGCTATGGCAAGTGCTGAAGTTGATGACGATGTTCTAGGCTATGATCCAACTGCGTTTCGCTTAGAAACAGAGATGGCAAAGACAATGGGCAAGGACGCAGCTCTTTTTGTTCCATCTGGCACTATGGGGAACCTTATATCTGTACTTGTCCATTGTGATGTCAGGGGGAGTGAAGTTATTCTTGGAGACACTTGCCATATCAACATTTTTGAGAATGGAGGTATTGCAACTATTGGGGGAGTGCATCCTAGACAAGTGAAAAATAACGATGATGGAACCATGGATATTGATTTGATTGAGGCTGCTATCAGGGACCCAATGGGGGAGCTATTCTATCCAACCACCAAGCTTATTTGCTTGGAAAATACTCATGCAAA CTCTGGTGGCAGATGCCTCTCAGTTGAATATACAGACAGAGTTGGAGAGTTAGCTAAGAAGCATGGACTGAAGCTTCACATTGATGGGGCCCGTATTTTTAATGCATCAGTT GCACTTGGTGTTCCAGTGGATAGGCTTGTCCAGGCGGCTGATTCAGTTTCC GTTTGCCTATCTAAAGGTATAGGTGCTCCAGTTGGATCTGTTATTGTTGGTTCCAAAAATTTTATTGCCAAG gctaGACGACTCCGGAAAACCTTAGGAGGTGGAATGAGACAGATTGGCATCCTTTGTGCCGCTGCACTTGTTGCCTTGCAGGAAAATGTTGGGAAGCTGGAAAGTGACCACAAGAAAGCTAGACTTTTGGCTGGTAAATGTCACACAGTTTTAGATGATTCCATGCGGAGTCCTG ATGGATTAAACGAAGTTAAAGGATTGAGAGTGGATGCCTGTTCTGTGGAGACCAATATG GTATTTATTGACATTGAAGAGGGTACAAAGACTAGAGCAGAAAAGATATGCAAGTACATGGAAGAACGTGGTATCCTTGTGATGCAAGAGAGTTCATCAAG AATGAGAGTTGTTCTCCATCACCAAATATCAGCAAGTGATGTGCAATACGCCTTGTCATGCTTTCAG CAAGCTGTAGCTGTTAAAGGAGTACAAAATGAAATGGGCAACTAg
- the LOC114401308 gene encoding probable low-specificity L-threonine aldolase 1 isoform X2 — MVAEKCHFQENMVTRIVDLRSDTVTKPTEAMRAAMASAEVDDDVLGYDPTAFRLETEMAKTMGKDAALFVPSGTMGNLISVLVHCDVRGSEVILGDTCHINIFENGGIATIGGVHPRQVKNNDDGTMDIDLIEAAIRDPMGELFYPTTKLICLENTHANSGGRCLSVEYTDRVGELAKKHGLKLHIDGARIFNASVALGVPVDRLVQAADSVSVCLSKGIGAPVGSVIVGSKNFIAKARRLRKTLGGGMRQIGILCAAALVALQENVGKLESDHKKARLLADGLNEVKGLRVDACSVETNMVFIDIEEGTKTRAEKICKYMEERGILVMQESSSRMRVVLHHQISASDVQYALSCFQQAVAVKGVQNEMGN; from the exons ATGGTGGCAGAGAAATGTCACT TTCAAGAGAACATGGTAACTAGAATTGTGGATCTTCGGTCAGACACAGTTACAAAGCCAACCGAAGCAATGAGAGCTGCTATGGCAAGTGCTGAAGTTGATGACGATGTTCTAGGCTATGATCCAACTGCGTTTCGCTTAGAAACAGAGATGGCAAAGACAATGGGCAAGGACGCAGCTCTTTTTGTTCCATCTGGCACTATGGGGAACCTTATATCTGTACTTGTCCATTGTGATGTCAGGGGGAGTGAAGTTATTCTTGGAGACACTTGCCATATCAACATTTTTGAGAATGGAGGTATTGCAACTATTGGGGGAGTGCATCCTAGACAAGTGAAAAATAACGATGATGGAACCATGGATATTGATTTGATTGAGGCTGCTATCAGGGACCCAATGGGGGAGCTATTCTATCCAACCACCAAGCTTATTTGCTTGGAAAATACTCATGCAAA CTCTGGTGGCAGATGCCTCTCAGTTGAATATACAGACAGAGTTGGAGAGTTAGCTAAGAAGCATGGACTGAAGCTTCACATTGATGGGGCCCGTATTTTTAATGCATCAGTT GCACTTGGTGTTCCAGTGGATAGGCTTGTCCAGGCGGCTGATTCAGTTTCC GTTTGCCTATCTAAAGGTATAGGTGCTCCAGTTGGATCTGTTATTGTTGGTTCCAAAAATTTTATTGCCAAG gctaGACGACTCCGGAAAACCTTAGGAGGTGGAATGAGACAGATTGGCATCCTTTGTGCCGCTGCACTTGTTGCCTTGCAGGAAAATGTTGGGAAGCTGGAAAGTGACCACAAGAAAGCTAGACTTTTGGCTG ATGGATTAAACGAAGTTAAAGGATTGAGAGTGGATGCCTGTTCTGTGGAGACCAATATG GTATTTATTGACATTGAAGAGGGTACAAAGACTAGAGCAGAAAAGATATGCAAGTACATGGAAGAACGTGGTATCCTTGTGATGCAAGAGAGTTCATCAAG AATGAGAGTTGTTCTCCATCACCAAATATCAGCAAGTGATGTGCAATACGCCTTGTCATGCTTTCAG CAAGCTGTAGCTGTTAAAGGAGTACAAAATGAAATGGGCAACTAg